AACACATCTCCAGTCCTCGATCAAAACACACTTTGAGCACTTTAAAAACTGGAGTGTGTGCCAAACCTCATCTTTGTACCTTTAAATCATAGCAATGTgtcattctgtttatttttatcacTAGGGGTTTAGATTTACATTCAAATTTAACAGAAGATCTAAAGAGCGAATATGTTTTGAAGCAGAAGAGTCATCATCATCATGCACAGTTCTCGCTCCATTACTACATATTGCCACAGTCATAACTAATAGCCTTAAGAAATAATTTAGATGCTTTATGATTCAACTTTAAAGACAACCTCAGTCAGGgaacttaaaataaaaagagcTAATGTTATTATATTCATATGGGTATTCATATGGTCAGGCGGCATGAAGCACCATCTTTAAACAATGCAAGAAATCACTaaaattaaactcattttaagGATCCAATATGCTACATAACATGTCTAAAactcatttgttttattaaaaaaaaaataaaaataaaaataaaaaattgaaccAACTGTACTGGCCTGCCAATAATCGTAATATGCATTTTTGAATGCATagaaaaaaatgcagaaaacaaaaaagtCACCAAGAAAGAGCACAGGACACCAGCACTGCAGCCTTGATAAGGACTCTGATTCACATCTACTGAGTAGACAAGACAAAGTACCAGGACAAATAAATGCTTAACTTTATCATCAAAGTAGAAATCTATTGTAGAAATCTTAGAGCATCTTCCTTTAAATATGTATGTTTACAGCTAAATAGACAAAAATATAGGTTTTTAAAGTGGTCTCCACAATAAGGCAATAAACATAGATCAGAGAAATATAGTATTTCCACTAATCGAACAAAGAAAGGCACACAAAAAAACGAACACTGAAAGTGGTCAGTGAGGATAAGGCATAAAGACCCCATGAAACGGCTCGCCAGCAGTTTTCTGTCCTTTATTTTCCTATTTCCTGGTGAAAATATTAAAGGATGACTATAATGACTGCAGAGAGGAGGACATTTTCATCCCAGAAATTgatttaacaaatattaaaacatgaaatattttaaaatgataacatTTTAAAGTGTGGGACAAATTTGGTTAACTTTGAGGAGTACACTAGCACAGTGGTTGCCAGCATACGTGTAATTAAACAAtgcataattacattttaaaaaatcacgaAAACTAATTTGTGTGCaatgtaattttattgtattttatatagacTATTCTATTCATTATAAACTGAATATCTTACCTTATACATTACTGAATTTAGTAGAATTGAATTGTATTTAATTCTTATATATCATAGAACACTATATCCCTAAAGCACAGTAACTAGGGTCACTGTATCAGGAGTCTCCAAACTTGGTTCTgcagggccggtgtcctgcagactTTAGCTAGTTTTATATTATACCAGGTAGATTTTTGTGAAATCTGGCAACTCTGGACTCAGAGCGAATGTGTTTGTGCGAGTGGAGAGACAGCAGCATGTGTATGAAGATGGGCTCTtgttaatattgttaataaaGCACACAACTGAACTACACACAGCTTGGGAACCGCTGCATCAGCATACAGATGAGCTCAAAACTGGCCcttttgatttcatggggtctttagTGATGTGTCAGAGGTAGGAAAGTTAGATCAAATGAAAGAAATTAGAACATTTCAAAACAAGTAGCTTacagtagttttttttcttcttcctttttttctcGTTTGACATTGATAGAGAAAAATAGGAGAATATGCAGAAAACAGCTTTGCTGAAACGATCTGACAAGCAGAGAAACACAACGCAACATTTAAACTCCTCCAAAACACTTAAATTCATGCAGAAACGTTCTTTTAACTAAAAAAATAGTACATGTATATAATTTATGAAGATGTAGACAATAAAAATAGAATCAAAGCTACATTTGTCATGTATGCTCTCAGGTAGATATGACTATGAGAGGGGGTTTGTGGGATGTGCCGAAGCTGGGATGCTTATTGTCAGGATGGTGGCTATGAGATGAGCGTTAGGGTCAGGGGGAAGTGGGACTGCATTTCTGTGGTGAAACCGGTCTAAGTGGCCTGGTCTAATGCTCTTAGGAGGTCACTGCCCTGCAGCAAATGAAGACTGCCTTGCAACGGGACGTTGACCTCGCAGTCGTAACGCGTCAGTTCAGGCAGAGAGTAGGTCTCGAAGGAGGGCCCTATGAGACGACTCGCGATTCCTGCAAACACAAGCGGTTCTGAGAATCAGCAGCCACATAGCATGACGTATGTAAGAGCAGATGTGAGCCTGTGTCGGTTCAGAGCTCACCATTCATTTTAGAGGAAGGCTGCATGTTGAACTGTCTGAAGTTACAGCACTGATTCCCCGAATACTGGGTCTTCCTGTGCTGGTGGTCCATGCCTCCATCGTGGGCCATGTCTTTGTCTAGATAGAAATACATTTGATTCACAATTGGTGCTGGTTTTGTCTGCAATACATCTGCTAAAAAAAGGTTTTGaggatttttttaaaccatgaaCCAAACCGACCAGCTACAAGGTGAATCACAACTTTACAAACtttgatttaaagcaaaaacCTATCTGAGGTACAAGAGTGCGAACAACTACAAGTAGTCTGACAGAATGAGGAGACGTCATTTATAGTGATTCATGGGAGTTGTTCTTTCGATTCTCTGACTGGTGGAGATTTCTCTCCAGATTCATGGCTGATGTGCTACTAATAATCTGTTTTCAGTGTGGTACCTGACAAAGCGCTAGTGCTGAGTGATTTCCTGTCCATGACGGCACAGCTCTCATTTCGAAGTCTCTTCCACATTGGGTGTTGTGATTTTGTGGAGGACGTCTCACTCTAAAACACAACAGATAGCACGCAGTGACTACAAGACATGCTGTTTAAACACAAAAATCACCCAATAGAAAAATGtcaaactaaaaaaactaaaatctttgGATACACTTGATTTAATTTataaaggtatttatttatttattttttaagttcccATACTTTTTGGTATGGATTTATTATCAttctaaactgaataaaaaatattagtactaaaaataatacaaacaaaaaaatgtgtagtattcaaacttttgactggaaGTGTGTGCATTTGAAAAACTAAGTTTGccatgtcattttatttatttaaatagatcATTATTTGCAGGACAGTTAGCCAGTTAATTTACAAATTCTCTCCccttctatctttttttttttttttacttactgcattttaataaaaataaatactgaaatacaACTACCTTTATAAGCGTACTCTATTATAATGACAGAAATATTATCACCAACCTAATGGTAAAGACAATTTTAGAGGGGAAAAATGCtaaacaaaacagcataaaaAAGAACCTAACCAATTTTCTTTGTAAATacaactaatatttatttattaatgtttcgatgaataatttattgcattatacactacttttttaaatatttttgatagtCTCTTttgatcaccaaggctgcatatattcgaccaaaaatacaggaaatacagtaatactgtgaaatattattacaattcaaaatacggttgtccattttaatatattttaaaatgtaatttattcctgtgtcacaaagttgtattttcagcatcattgctcagatattttaaaaacatttaaagttaaatatGAACGAACCATTGTCATCTGTGTGAACGAACGCTTGAAATTGTTAGCGAGAGCAAGTCGAGCTGGACTTATATCTCTGTAGTTCAGCACAAAGTTCTCCATGGGCCTGTGAAACAGACGCAGGTGTCATTTAATGCAAATGTAAAGACAGCAGCAtgtcaaatgttattttataagaCCGAACCAAGAGAAACACCCTGTAATATGCGGAATTACCTTTGCAAATAAGATGCCATTCGATTTGCTGGCACAGTTTGGCAAGAGCGTTTTGCAGCTAAAGGATCCATCATCCCAGCCTTGCTGTGTAACGGAGGATCAGGCGGCCACTGTAGTTTCTGACGGCCTCCCATAGAGGACAGCGGGGTGCTGGCGGGATCATGGTAGGGAGGCATCTGTATGGGGCCCCTGCTGTAGGGTACAGATGGCCAGGACTCCACAGAGCCTCCACTGACGCTCTGCTTGTCCCCTCCTGAACTCATGTTGGGCTGGAAGTGGGCTGCTGAAGGGGAACTCAAGGGCTGGAAGAGGCTTGTGATGTTGCTGAAGCTCTGCTGGTTGGTTCCCAGGGCCCCGATCTCAGATGACGGCTCCTCCGGGCAGATGGGATTGAGCTGGAAGTCCTCACCATCCATGGGGATGTAGGGAGCCAGAGTCTCCAAGTCCAGATCACTCAAGTCAGTCTGGAAGGTCATGgggagaggtcaaaggtcagaacAGATTTTATAACACCTGACTGTGTTTTTAACTAATCAAATGTGGACATTAAAAGGATCATGAGGAATCAATATTTCTCTGGAAGATAAAAGaccttttgaacagtatttttttttcttccaaaaaaaacaaaacaaaacaaaaaaacactgtttttgaaacaagccataaatcaaacaaataaaacagaaaacaaagcacaaaATAAACCCAAACAAACCAAAACACTCAAATGTGTCTAAAAGGAACTTGATtagataaaaaagaaataataataatagaaataataatctaataaaatcaaaacaagaattttgtttaaaagataaaaaaaaataaaactttaatttgtttaaaaatgtgtttgctcAAAAGATGTTTGCATTCACTTTGACTGGTGTCAATGGTCTTCCTAACAATCTTATCATACCAAATCATACAAATACTTAtcatacaaatacaaatttatgttttaaatggatgagttggACTCGGCCGAGGAAAGGCAGATAACAAATGCACTGCATATATGGGAACTCCTTCAAAGTACCTTCAGAACAGTTTAAATATTcaggcaattaaaaaaataataacaatatgatATCATCCTTttcaaattacatatttaaatgtttcttagaAATTTTAGCCAGCTATAATCTGAGTGACGTATTTCCATTTAAATGTTAAAGAGTACTGCATACTTCATATTAAACAAAGCATAATTAATATTACAGGTTGAATATTGGTTAACCTCTTGGTTGCAGGAAGTCTTTGTCTCTTGTGTGTCCAAGGAAAATAGTTTCTCAGTCAGCTCCACCTTCAGGTCATTGTCCACTGAGGTGTAGTAATCATCAGGGCTGCTGGGCTGTTCAACATATAACATACTCTATGATGACATACTGTACAGTAATCAAAGTTCACATGCAGACACAACATGTGGCTATGGGAAGATTATTGGTCTTATTTCTGTTTACCGTAGAGCAGCTGCTGAGGCTGGGAGTTGAGCTGCTGGGAGGCGAAGCCTGAGGCACAGAGAAAGTGGCGGCCATCTTGGCAATGTCTCCAGCATAACTCGTCTTGTGGCAATCATGAACAGAGTGAGAGACAGCAGACACTTTACTGTACATCGGGTGCTTCTCATACTGGGAGTTACCTGAAAGAAAGAGGAAAGAGTTGAGCAGATGAAGATTTGTATTGTAGGTAACCATCTGTGTGGTTGAAGACTGTTCTCACCAAAGTCAAGAGAGATGATGGTGTCACCAGGTGTAGGTGCCAGCTGGGTGAGATCTTCAGGCTCCTCTTTGAGTTTGGTGAAGAGCATTTCTCCTGGCTCGCTGTCCAAGCCACCTTTGCATGGACTGAAGAAACGGTTCAAGTGCTGAGGCTTGAACAGAGACTCAGTCTGGTCCGTAGAGAAGATCATGGACTTCTCCTCGACGTCACTAAGAAAAGAGAGCACAAACTAAGACTGACAGCCTCTCGTGTCACTGTATAAACAACACTGTAGTGTAACAGTAAAGTCACAAGCATGCGCATTACACCGAGCCATGCCTcaaaagagcagtgtgaacattcaTCAACTTTTCccctttgtgttccacagaaataaTAATGGCATACAGCTTCGAAAACGAGTacatttttttggatgaactatcctttttaagttgtattttttgtcttttattggaTTACAAGCGTCGATGAGCAGAGAACAGAAAGTTCTAGTCTGCAGatgcagtacaaacatcacatcaCAAGCTTTGTCACCTTTCATTTTTTTGCCTTACCTCAGCACGTAGTTCACGCACACAATGCACTGGGGCTGGGAGTTGCGACTGTTGTAGATGACGGTACCCTGGGTCTCCACCCACACATAGCCCCCGGTCTTAGCCAACATCCTGTACTGAGCGCTCACCGCCTGGCCTTTAGTGCACACTAGTGAGGGAAGAGGAGAATATAGCACAACATGAGAACACATGCATTTCCTAAAACTAACTTTTGTACAGACGTTTTGATTTAATGTCTGGTCCAAATGTTTTCTCAGGCATTAGACATGTTGGTTTGAGGATCTCTAAGAGGGTCTTGGGTAGCTATAACATCAACCGGGACAGACAGCCGGACCCATCAAGGGAAAGCTAACATAAGCAACAGGACAAACAGAGAGACGCAGACAATGAGGGATTGCTGATCTGAGTTTTGACAGTCTGTCTCCATGGCACGTTCGCCCTGGACTCGGTCCAGATCTGCCGTGGGAAAGCACTGGTTCTGGGTCATGCGGTTCATCCCTGGCCTGTGCATGCGCTGCTCTGCAGGACGGCCACGTTGCCGTAGAAAGCCTTGGGATTTTATTGACACAGTCGTAAAGGAAGTCGCATAGAAAGCCAGAGGTTCCAAGAGGAGGCCAGCAAGCTCGGTCCTTCCTAAATATCAcctaacaatttaaa
Above is a genomic segment from Carassius carassius chromosome 30, fCarCar2.1, whole genome shotgun sequence containing:
- the LOC132110917 gene encoding endothelial PAS domain-containing protein 1-like: MTAEKEKKRCSSERRKEKSRDAARCRRGKETEVFYELARQLPLPHSVSSHLDKASIMRLAISYLQTRKLLTSACTAATETTDVDRLMDSWYLKSLGGFISVVTSDGDMIFLSENINKFMGITQVELTGHSIFDFTHPCDHDEIRENLSLKASTGKKGKELSTERDFFMRMKCTVTNRGRTVNLKSASWKVLHCTGQLKVCNGCPTRVLCGFKEPPLACVVMMCEPIAHPSNIDTPLDSKTFLSRHSMDMKFTYCDDRVTELVGYSPEDLLGRSAYEFYHALDSESVTKSHQNLCTKGQAVSAQYRMLAKTGGYVWVETQGTVIYNSRNSQPQCIVCVNYVLSDVEEKSMIFSTDQTESLFKPQHLNRFFSPCKGGLDSEPGEMLFTKLKEEPEDLTQLAPTPGDTIISLDFGNSQYEKHPMYSKVSAVSHSVHDCHKTSYAGDIAKMAATFSVPQASPPSSSTPSLSSCSTPSSPDDYYTSVDNDLKVELTEKLFSLDTQETKTSCNQETDLSDLDLETLAPYIPMDGEDFQLNPICPEEPSSEIGALGTNQQSFSNITSLFQPLSSPSAAHFQPNMSSGGDKQSVSGGSVESWPSVPYSRGPIQMPPYHDPASTPLSSMGGRQKLQWPPDPPLHSKAGMMDPLAAKRSCQTVPANRMASYLQRPMENFVLNYRDISPARLALANNFKRSFTQMTMSETSSTKSQHPMWKRLRNESCAVMDRKSLSTSALSDKDMAHDGGMDHQHRKTQYSGNQCCNFRQFNMQPSSKMNGIASRLIGPSFETYSLPELTRYDCEVNVPLQGSLHLLQGSDLLRALDQAT